In a single window of the Acetivibrio clariflavus DSM 19732 genome:
- a CDS encoding peptidylprolyl isomerase, with amino-acid sequence MKFNKVLSFGLALSLMFGISGCKNNIDVTDKNNIDITNEETTANKWESAKVVGTVGDEKIYDAEFMFYFNMNKSQMEKDAGLEGKSDEEKSKFWESQDGNEDNKQKLIDKTFDDLANLKVLLRLAKQENVKLLENDVMQIERNIYSFIKEKANENQEEAEKLMKEMYGVSIEEYRWIFEDYYTAYYRYANFETEKIEVSDKEIEERFERDKDKYKKVNIRNVLLYTIDVDTQQPLEEDVIDQKRQLAEDIFKRVKDGESIEELAKQYSENPQLKITGGDETLGKGDAVAELEDWVFNAKEGAVGLIETSYGIHVAKVIKKIDAALGEEEKSNIKKELQKEKFNEMIEKMKEKNPLVKNEEVLKSLDLF; translated from the coding sequence ATGAAATTTAATAAAGTTTTATCCTTTGGCCTTGCTTTGTCATTAATGTTTGGTATTAGTGGGTGTAAGAATAACATAGATGTTACAGATAAAAATAACATAGATATTACAAATGAAGAAACTACTGCCAATAAGTGGGAATCGGCGAAAGTTGTCGGAACAGTCGGTGATGAAAAAATTTATGATGCAGAGTTTATGTTTTATTTTAATATGAACAAAAGTCAGATGGAAAAGGATGCAGGTTTAGAAGGTAAAAGCGATGAAGAAAAGAGCAAGTTTTGGGAATCTCAAGATGGGAATGAGGATAATAAGCAAAAGCTTATAGATAAAACTTTTGATGACCTGGCGAATCTCAAAGTTTTATTAAGGCTTGCAAAACAGGAAAATGTAAAATTGTTAGAAAATGATGTAATGCAAATTGAAAGGAATATTTATAGCTTTATTAAAGAGAAAGCCAATGAAAACCAGGAAGAAGCTGAAAAACTTATGAAAGAGATGTATGGTGTTTCTATTGAGGAATATAGGTGGATTTTTGAAGATTATTATACTGCATATTACAGATATGCCAATTTTGAAACTGAAAAGATTGAGGTTAGTGATAAAGAAATAGAAGAAAGATTTGAACGGGATAAGGATAAATATAAAAAGGTAAATATAAGGAATGTCCTTTTGTACACTATAGATGTTGACACTCAGCAGCCTCTTGAAGAAGATGTAATAGATCAAAAAAGGCAGCTTGCGGAGGATATTTTTAAAAGGGTCAAAGATGGAGAATCGATTGAAGAATTGGCAAAGCAGTATTCTGAGAATCCGCAATTGAAAATTACCGGTGGTGACGAGACTTTAGGCAAGGGAGATGCCGTTGCGGAACTTGAAGATTGGGTATTCAATGCAAAGGAAGGAGCCGTTGGACTGATAGAAACTTCCTATGGTATTCATGTTGCAAAAGTCATAAAGAAAATTGATGCTGCATTGGGTGAGGAAGAAAAAAGCAATATTAAGAAGGAATTGCAAAAAGAAAAATTTAATGAAATGATAGAAAAAATGAAAGAAAAAAATCCGTTGGTGAAAAATGAAGAAGTTTTGAAATCGCTGGATTTATTTTAA